GCGCAGGTTCAGGGCAATTGCGGTATCAAAAGACGCCCTTTTCCTTCCCCGTGTCCTTCTCAGTATCGCGGCCGGGACAGTGCGCATCTCCCAGCAAAGCGGGAATCCATCTGTCATTCCATACTGATATTATCAAAATTGGGCCCGATTAAAGACACCAGATTGTTAGTGGTTACAGTTTATACATTGAGAAACAAGTGAACGTATACACAAGAGCGGATAAAGATGTCTTTAGTTGTCCAAGAACAAGGTTCCTTCCAACACATTTTACGGTATGTTAAGAGATCGAAGATAAACCGTGGCAAAATCGGCTGAAAACCTGGGAATGAAAGAGATAAAAATATGACTTAAAGAATATTGGTGTATGATCACCCTTCAATACAATGGCGACCTTCCTAGAGTACGTTTGGACGCAATAATGAGACTTGATGAACAAATTCTATTCTTAACAATAAAGAAGGAAACAACTGAGGAATAAGAATCTATGATTAGTAAAGCATCGCAAATATGCAGGAATGATAGGTTATAACGTAGTATGCAACTAATTAGCTTTCAAAGGAGGATTTCGGAAGGTCCAAAATTAATGAATCCAACTTTCTATTTTTACCGATCTTTCTTCCAGCCACTACAATTATTGTGTGTTTTCTATTTACTAACGtttattgatgaattcGGTTTCTCACcgaattttttattcttataCAGTTTGTTGAACACTAACGTTGACGGTAACATCAAGATCGTTTACGCCTTGACCACTATCAAAGGTGTTGGTCGTCGTTACTCCAACTTGGTCTGTAAGAAGGCCGATGTTGATTTACACAAGAGAGCTGGTGAATTGACTcaagaagaattggaaagaaTTGTCCAAATTATGCAAAACCCAACTCACTACAAAATCCCAGCTTGGTTCTTGAACCGTCAAAACGACATCACTGACGGTAAGGACTACCACAGTTTGGCTAACAATGTCGAATCCAAATTGAGAGATGACTTGGAAAGATTAAAGAAGATCAGAGCCCACCGTGGTGTCAGACATTTCTGGGGCTTGCGTGTTAGAGGTCAACATACCAAAACCACtggtagaagaagaacttaAACTGATAAGGTTAACCAAATTTAATCCTTTTTTGTACAAGTACATATATTTACATAGCACTTCCTGATTGAATTCTTtttagaagaaaataaaaagaaggaaattAATTCTGTGACAATAATTTTACCTTTGTGTTTTTACAAGTTTCAGGGAGAAATGGGCCCTTGAAAGAATATAATATTACATCTATATACGCGTGCGTGGCAAAAAACTTCCAAGGCTGCAGAAAAACATCCTTGGTGTGTAGTGACAATTGTTGTCTTGCGCAATAATTTTTATGAATTTTGACAAGCATGTTTGCGCCAAAATCACAACTGAGAAAACATCAGTTATTGAAGGAGTTCAAATGAATTTCTCCTAGGGGTTTCCTTTCATAGGCATTGAATTTTAAacgattttctttcttagGACTTTTTGTCAATTCGTTATGACCGGTGCTTGATAGTGCTCTTTTGACTTTACCATGAAACTTTAATTGGCTACTCGGCTTGCATGGCGTTATATGATggtcttcaaaaattgatgtAGAGCTGTTAGGGGGGGAAGTCTTTAATAACTCCGCAGTAATTGTCTTATTCGAATTTGTTGGTGTAGAGGTGATTTGTAACGTAGCATCTGAATAAGATATCATAGGGATCGAGTCATTAGAATGAAGCTTGCAACGGCTGGCATCGCCATTGTTATTCTTGTGCTTCTTAGCCGCCTGCCTTTTGTTCTGAAACCATATTTGAACCGATTTTTCGGACATATTACACTGTTCCGATAATTCTATTCTCTTGGCCTTATTGGGCGTAGGACATTCATCAAATGCAGTCTGCAATATTCCTAGCTCATGCGACGACGttcttctccttttccGACGGGCTAACCGAGCGTTATCTATCTTCGGTTCCTTCTTGGGAAACGTTTCTTGTGAATGCGTGATGAATGCAAATgatctcttcttttcatgtTTTGCGATTGGCGTCAAGATGGCCTTAGCAGCAGATAAAGGTGTAAGAATATTGACTTTTTTATAAGAATGCGTACTTTGAGCCGACTGTTTGAAAGAGTTCTTGACTGTTGGTGTAAATGGCGAATGAGAGTCCAGCTTTTTAGATTTGGATAAAGGCGTCCTAGATGTGTCAACGCTTTGCATTGGGAAGCTTACTGGCCCCTCACTTTTTGGCCTTTCCTCATTGCATGAGCTCTTGCAAACACTTACTACCGATCCTGGGAGGTGCACAGACGTGACTAAAGGTGGGAGCCTGATGACACCTTGTTCGTCGCTTGGAAAGTTTGTGTTTGGTAGAGCATGGCTTTGGAAGGGCGAATTAGAATTACTTGTAAGAATGGCCGGTAAAGAAGGAAGCACGGTGTTTCTGCTTTCCATATTATATAATGTCTTTGCTTTTGTCTTTGTGATTGTTGctgttatttttgtataGATCCAAGTACACTAGAAATGTAGGGGAGCGgtggaaagaaagagataCAAGATATCATTTATGATAGCAAGATTATGGGATCCACaccatatatatatttataaacATTCATCAGCGATTAAAGtcaaacaaataaacaatgGGTAAACGAAAAATCTGGCTGAAAATATCTCTTACCATTAACCCAATACAGcattgatattgaaaatatcgACGTATCCCTGCACGGAAACCGCGTCTGATGTTTACCATTCCGGGATTTTGGCGCGCGTCATGTCCCAATTGGGACGTGGTTTATTGCCGAATGAGGAAATGTGATCTGCTTTCCTGTGCGGCGTCTTCTTTGGGTGTGTCGGGCAGAATGCGTAATATGATCATTGTACACggaatgaaaataatgtcCCTGTTACCCGAAACGGAAGGACAAAGTTTTCGTATTAGCATTCGGCACGTTTGAAGTTATATTGCATTTTTAATTACAAGATTTGTTTGGGAGGTGTCAGACTAAGGATACAGTTTAGGTAGAAGAAAGTTCAAAGTCGGCCGATAccaggttttttttttttagtttgaGTTAGAGTAGTAACACATAGGTTTTGTATCCCCTTGTCTCCAATTGTTGTTTTCGGTGAGTAGTAGTAGAGCAAGTTCGCTGCTTTTCAATGGTCGTAGTGGGTAAGAGTAAGGTGCACGATGTAAGCATGAGTCgaccaaagaaaaaatcgttGATTGCTGTCCTGTCGACCTGCATTTTGGTGTTTCTCGTGTTTATAATTAATGCTAGGTTTCAACATATCACAGTTTTCTCCAAACTTTTACAGGGTAGCGGTGATGACAGGTCTCTTCAATTGTTCAATGGCGAGGAATTCACAAAGTTGGGTTTAACACCTAGGGCGCCAGTAACTATAAGAGACGTGAAAACAGGTAAGGAGAGAAAGTTGCACGGTAGATTCCTTCACATCACTGACATTCACCCTGATCCTTACTATGTGGAGGGAAGTTCCATCAATGCAGTTTGCCATACAGGAAAACCTagcaaaaagaaggataCTGCTCCCAAGTTCGGGAAGGCAATGTCTGGATGTGATTCTCCCATTGTGCTAATGGAGGAGACGTTGAGATGGGTTAAGGAAAACCTGAGAGATAGGATTGACTTTGTCATTTGGACAGGTGATAATGTCAGGCATGACAATGACCgaaaaaatccaagaacAGAAATGCAGATTTTTGACATGAATAACGTTGTTGCGGATGAAATGACTGCATTATTCAGTGCTGGGAACGAAGAGGATCCAAGAGATTTCGATGTATCTGTCGTTCCAAGTCTTGGAAACAATGATGTTTTCCCACACAACATGTTTGCACTAGGGCCAACTTTACAGACAAGAGAATATTATAGGATTTGGAAGAACTTTGTTCCGCAAGAACAGCAAAGGACATTTGATAGAAGTGCTTCGTTTTTGACTGAAGTCATTCCAGGGAAGCTTGCCGTTTTGTCGATTAACACACTGTACTTGTTTAAGGCCAATCCTCTAGTTGACAATTGTAATTCTAAAAAGGAGCCAGGTTATCAACTCTTGCTCTGGTTCGGCTATGTTTTAGAAGAGTTAAGAAGTAGAGGAATGAAAGTATGGTTAAGTGGGCACGTGCCTCCGATCGCGAAAAATTTCGATCAATCATGCTATGACAAGTTTACCCTATGGACTCACGAATACAGAGACATAATTATTGGGGGACTATATGGTCATATGAATATTGATCACTTTATACCAACAGATGGTAAAAAGGCAAGAAAGTCACTTATGAAAGGCGTAGAGCAATATAATCGTCTTCAAGAAGGGGGAGATATCgccgaagaagatgatgaaactgAGTTGAATAGAGTTTTGGATCACGCCATGGCGGCAAAGGAAGTCTTTTTGATGGGGGCCAAACCATCTAATAAAGAAGCGTACATGGGCACCGTCCGTGATACGTACTACCGAAAAGTATGGAATAAGTTAGAACGAGTGGAGGTCGAAGGTTCTGAGAgcgaagaaaagaaaaagaaaaagaagaagaagaaagacaacaaaaagaaaaagccaATCACCAGAGAAGAACTTATCGAACGTTATTCTATTGTGAACATAGGCGGTTCCGTGATTCCAACCTTTAATCCTGCCTTCAGGATCTGGGAATATAATATAAGCGACATAGCAAGTGACTCCAACTTTGCAACTTCGGAATATAAGCCGTGggatgaattttttgaatcattaGATAAGACTATGGAAGATTCTCTACTGCAGGATGAAGTGAATAAGAGTGATATCGGCCTAGAAATTAAAGGCGAGAGgatggaagaaaaaaagaagaagaagaagaaggagaaaaataGGGATAAAACTATTCCAATTGAAATGCCAGAGGACTGCAAACTTGGTCCGGCTTACACACCGCAGTTATTCACTCCAACTCGCTTTGTGCAATTTTATGCcgatttggaaaaaatcaatcGGGAAGTACACAATTCGTTAACCGAATCGAAAGACGTTTTCAAGTATGAAGTAGAATATACTTCCGACGAAGAACCATATGCAATGGATTCGTTAACCGTCGGGAGTTATTTGGACCTAGCAGGTAGGCTATATGGGGAAGAACCTGCGTGGGAACAATACGTTGAATGGTCCTTCGCATCTTCTGGATACAAAGATGATTAAGCGGATAGAACGCGTGAAAGAGCACATTCAACCTCCATTggaatgtttttttcttttcttaaaatGCTTCCACAGTATctgtttcaagaaagagagaagaCAGAAGAAACACACAACATTTCTGTTATCATATATAGGTCGATATAATTTTACTCGTTTTATGGGGCTTAAGTTCATTTTACAAACATTAACTAATTATTAATACTTTCAAAGTACTCTTTGGAATCTTTGACATCAGGTTTGATGGTGGCGGCACCTGGGGTCCAGTTGCATGGTAAGACTGTACCGTTTTTGTCGGTCCATTGGAAACCTTCAACCAACCTCAAGGCTTCATTAACGTTTCTACCTACGGACAAATCATTGATGGTGATGTGCCTAATTACTCCCTTTGGATCGATGATGAATAAACCTCTTAGAGCGATACCTTCTTCCTCAATCAAGACGCCGTAGTCTCTGGACAAGGAATGGTTCGTATCAGCCAGCAAAGGAACATTGACTGGACCTAAGCCACCGTCATTTCTGGGCAAGTTGGTCCATGCTAACAAGGAATATTCAGAGTCGGTGGAGGCAAATAAAACTTGCGCACCTTGTTCTTCGAATTTCTTGGCAGCGTCGGAAAATGCCACAATTTCAGTTGGACAgacaaatgaaaaagcCAGTGGAACAAAGGCTAAAACAACatattttcctttataCGTTTCAAGAGAAACTTCCTCGAAGACACCGTCTACAACAGCGGTTTTCTTGAAACCTGGGGCTTGTTTTTGAACCTGCGCTACcatgatttattttttgtattatttttttgttttgataaagctaattttgagaaaatatAGTACTATTTCAACTTGCTTTTGAAAGTCTTTGGATATGCTTTAGATGAACATTCTCAAGAGTAAGATGAAGGGAACATAGTCGAATATATCCCCCGATGCTCGTGCCTTAAATATCTTAGGTTAGGTTTCCTCGATAGTCGATCCTCGGTTACTCGGGTAACAAACAATTTTGCAGATGTGTAAGAGAAAGGGAGGGCCTCGCCTAACCCCCCCTATACGATGGCCGTTTGTTAAGTGAATCAAATAGCCCGTCCAACACCAATGACTAAGCACGCAAACCTGTTGGGTGCAGATAGTTGAAGGATCTTGGCATTACTTGATATGCTGCTGTCGGTATCATGGGGCGTAGCCGTTCGGCAGATTTGCTTATCGGCAGCTTTGCCTTGTCACTCGTTATGCTAATAGCTCGCCACTGTTGTCCGAGAAGAAGGTTTTAAAAGTCGCAATATTATGAATGAGAGAACAGGAACCGTTACAGGTGCTCTGCCcatttttacatttttatCTAATTAGTATTTAGGGTGTTTGTTCCTTGTACGGTAACACTATCTTGCCAGGTATATGCTTAGTAATGTCTATATACTGATACATTATTTTTCGGCAAAAATAAAGTCTTTCAACTCCTTATAAGCCTTGTCCAAGTTATCATTGacaataattttttcgtGAGCACCAGTATTGGCGTATACCAACTCAGCTTCAGCGGCGCTCAATCTCTTGGCAATGGATTCTTCAGTTTCGGTACCTCTTCCCTCTAACCTTTTTCTTAGATCGTCGACGGATGGCGGAGCgataaacaaaaatctGGCATTTAATTCTGGGACTGCCTTGACAGATTTGACACCTTGCATATCGATATCTAAGATGCAAGTTTTACCGGTTTTGCTGACTTCTTTAACGGAAGCGACGGTGCTGCCATAATAGTTACCAGAAAATTGGGCCCATTCGATAAATTCATTGTTCTCAATCATGGATTTAAACTCATCTACAGTAACAAAGTTGTAGTCCTTACCGTTTACCTCACCAGCTCTTGGAGATCTTGTAGTGGATGAAACACTAAATCCAAAGGTAGCTGGATATTCGGCgaacaatttcttcaataggGTAGATTTACCTGTGCCACTTGGACCGGAAATAACAATAGGGCGGGACATCACTAAATAACTCTTGGTCTGTATACCAGctttaatgaaattttcgACTAGATAAATGCGCTATCGTGTATTTGCTTATGCttatgctttttctttttttcttgttcagaagtttttcaatttttttttgaggatTTGAGATGCTCCGATGGGGATTGTTATCAGCAAGAAAGGCATCAAGAAAGATGCATCATACGCAATTTTATTAGCCGGCATAGCTGTTCAGTATCACGTAAACTTCAAGTGTTCATTATCTTCTATGTTTCTTGTAATTGTAGTCAGCGTTTACGTAAAGAGTGTAGCATTTTCGGCCCGTTAGAGCTCACTAAGCAACACCAAAGATGTTTAGATATATATCCAGCTCCAGGCAGATCAGACTAGTAGAGGTTTTTGCTTAAAGAGGCGTGAAAGTTGATCTATTTTGTAGAATATTTAGCAATAGGCATTGCACAAACTGTATATGATCATTATTTACGGTGAGAGTTCCCTATTTCCGTAGCTTTTCTAAGTTCGGTAAGAGCACCCAAAATTGTCATATAGATGCAGGCATTAAACATTTGGTGCAAACAGTAAAAGTCGTACGTAGGACAATCTCAAATTATCATCAGCACATACTATATGAAAAGATGTTATCCAAGGTGCTGTTAAATATAGCCTTTAGGGTACTGCTGACCACTGCCAAGAGGGCCGTCGAttctgatgatgatgatgaacttCTGCCTTCCCCAGATCTCCCGGATAGTGACGATCCCATAACAGGTGATCCTGACGTAGACCTAAACCCTGTTACTGAAGAAATGTTCTCTTCATGGGCGTTGTTCATCATGTTGCTCTTATTAATTTCTGCATTATGGTCTGGTTATTACTTGACTCAAAAACGCATAAGAGCAGTGCATGAAACCGTGCTTTCTATCTTTTACGGTATGGTCATCGGCTTGATAATAAGAATGTCTCCCGGCCATTATATCCAAGATACCGTCACATTTAATTCATcctatttcttcaatgttCTGTTGCCGCCCATTATTTTGAATAGCGGGTATGAACTGAATCAAgtcaactttttcaataatatgGTATCTATCTTGATTTTTGCCATACCGGGCACCTTCATATCTGCTGTGGTAATAGGTATCATATTGTATATTTGGACTTTCTTGGGATTGGAAAGTATCGACATCTCATTTGCAGATGCAATGTCTGTCGGTGCTACTTTGTCAGCTACGGATCCCGTCACTATTCTTTCGATATTCAATGCCTATAAAGTGGACCCTAAACTATACACAATTATTTTTGGGGAGTCATTGTTAAATGATGCTATTTCTATTGTTATGTTTGAGACTTGCCAAAAATTCCACGGTCAACCTGCAACATTTTCTTCGGTTTTTGAAGGGGCAGGCCTCTTTTTGATGACTTTTTCCGTTTCATTGCTGATCGGTGTTCTTATAGGAATACTCGTTGCTCTTCTGTTGAAGCATACTCACATAAGGCGCTATCCTCAAATTGAGAGTTGTTTAATTCTATTAATTGCCTATGAATcctatttcttttccaacGGTTGTCACATGTCTGGTATCGTTTCCTTATTATTTTGCGGGATTACTTTAAAACATTACGCCTACTACAACATGTCAAGAAGATCACAAATTACCATTAAGTATATTTTCCAACTGTTAGCAAGATTATCAGagaatttcatcttcatttatCTAGGTCTGGAGCTTTTTACTGAAGTGGAACTAGTCTATAAGCCAATGCTAATCATTGTGGCTGCTATTTCTATATGTGTAGCTCGTTGGTGTGCCGTTTTTCCGTTATCCCACTTCATTAATTGGATATATAAGGTGAAGACAATCAGATCAATGAGTGGAATCACCggagaaaatatttctgtTCCCGATGAAATACCTTACAATTATCAGATGATGACATTTTGGGCAGGATTGCGTGGGGCAGTTGGTGTTGCTTTGGCCTTGGGTATTCAAGGTGAGTATAAATTCACTTTGTTAGCAACAGTTCTCGTTGTTGTTGTCTTAACAGTTATCATTTTTGGGGGTACCACTGCAGGAATGTTGGAAGTTTTAAACATCAAGACTGGCTGTATAAGTGAAGAAGATACATCCGATGACGAATTTGATATAGAGGCCCCAAGGGCAATTAATTTTATGAGTAGTGGTCCTATGCAGACAGATTTGGGGCCGTATTCTGATACCAATTCACCAGATATCTCAATCGACCAATTAGCAGTCAACAATAACAAGAATATTCCTCAACATTCATCCTTGATGGTTGACAATACCCTAGGAGTTCTGGACGAAACTGAAAACACCAGCCCTAATCCAGGAAGATCCTCAATCGATAAGCGTAATTTGAGGGATAAGCTGGGCACAATCTTCAATTCTGACTCACAATGGTTCCAGAATTTTGATGAACAAGTATTAAAGCCCGTGTTTTTGGATAATGTGTCGCCGTCCGTGCAAGATTCAGTCACTGCATCACCTTCTGATTTCTCTTCACAAAACCACTAGACTATAAACgtatgatttttttctactacaaatatataaataaagtATTCATACATTCTTTCACTCGGATCGTAAGTCATCTCTTTCCTCTAATTATACTCACAATAAATACCTTAAATTAAAAGTACGTTAGGCAGTGCACTTGAATATGCAACATTTAACTCAAGCATGTAGCTACTATTACCCGACCGCGAACCGCTTTTAGTTTTGCCGCTTTGTGATAATGAGGAATTTCATCTAGTTTCTGAAGAGCAAATACCAAATCATCATGTTTTTAAAAAAGACAGGAAGAAAAGGGCAAAACATCATCATATCCATCGCGTACCTCAGTTATTGAATATTTATAGCTACTCGTATCATTAGTTGGAAAAcagttcattttttaatcTGCTTTTTTGTCCTTCATAGaagatatatattcatGGTGCTTTTTACTCGGTGTGAAAAGGCAAGAAAGGAGAAACTTGCTGCTAGCTATAAGCCATT
This is a stretch of genomic DNA from Saccharomyces kudriavzevii IFO 1802 strain IFO1802 genome assembly, chromosome: 4. It encodes these proteins:
- the PPN1 gene encoding endopolyphosphatase (similar to Saccharomyces cerevisiae PPN1 (YDR452W); ancestral locus Anc_5.568); this encodes MVVVGKSKVHDVSMSRPKKKSLIAVLSTCILVFLVFIINARFQHITVFSKLLQGSGDDRSLQLFNGEEFTKLGLTPRAPVTIRDVKTGKERKLHGRFLHITDIHPDPYYVEGSSINAVCHTGKPSKKKDTAPKFGKAMSGCDSPIVLMEETLRWVKENLRDRIDFVIWTGDNVRHDNDRKNPRTEMQIFDMNNVVADEMTALFSAGNEEDPRDFDVSVVPSLGNNDVFPHNMFALGPTLQTREYYRIWKNFVPQEQQRTFDRSASFLTEVIPGKLAVLSINTLYLFKANPLVDNCNSKKEPGYQLLLWFGYVLEELRSRGMKVWLSGHVPPIAKNFDQSCYDKFTLWTHEYRDIIIGGLYGHMNIDHFIPTDGKKARKSLMKGVEQYNRLQEGGDIAEEDDETELNRVLDHAMAAKEVFLMGAKPSNKEAYMGTVRDTYYRKVWNKLERVEVEGSESEEKKKKKKKKKDNKKKKPITREELIERYSIVNIGGSVIPTFNPAFRIWEYNISDIASDSNFATSEYKPWDEFFESLDKTMEDSLLQDEVNKSDIGLEIKGERMEEKKKKKKKEKNRDKTIPIEMPEDCKLGPAYTPQLFTPTRFVQFYADLEKINREVHNSLTESKDVFKYEVEYTSDEEPYAMDSLTVGSYLDLAGRLYGEEPAWEQYVEWSFASSGYKDD
- the NHX1 gene encoding bifunctional K:H/Na:H antiporter NHX1 (similar to Saccharomyces cerevisiae NHX1 (YDR456W); ancestral locus Anc_5.573), whose amino-acid sequence is MLSKVLLNIAFRVLLTTAKRAVDSDDDDELLPSPDLPDSDDPITGDPDVDLNPVTEEMFSSWALFIMLLLLISALWSGYYLTQKRIRAVHETVLSIFYGMVIGLIIRMSPGHYIQDTVTFNSSYFFNVLLPPIILNSGYELNQVNFFNNMVSILIFAIPGTFISAVVIGIILYIWTFLGLESIDISFADAMSVGATLSATDPVTILSIFNAYKVDPKLYTIIFGESLLNDAISIVMFETCQKFHGQPATFSSVFEGAGLFLMTFSVSLLIGVLIGILVALLLKHTHIRRYPQIESCLILLIAYESYFFSNGCHMSGIVSLLFCGITLKHYAYYNMSRRSQITIKYIFQLLARLSENFIFIYLGLELFTEVELVYKPMLIIVAAISICVARWCAVFPLSHFINWIYKVKTIRSMSGITGENISVPDEIPYNYQMMTFWAGLRGAVGVALALGIQGEYKFTLLATVLVVVVLTVIIFGGTTAGMLEVLNIKTGCISEEDTSDDEFDIEAPRAINFMSSGPMQTDLGPYSDTNSPDISIDQLAVNNNKNIPQHSSLMVDNTLGVLDETENTSPNPGRSSIDKRNLRDKLGTIFNSDSQWFQNFDEQVLKPVFLDNVSPSVQDSVTASPSDFSSQNH
- the GUK1 gene encoding guanylate kinase (similar to Saccharomyces cerevisiae GUK1 (YDR454C); ancestral locus Anc_5.572) — its product is MSRPIVISGPSGTGKSTLLKKLFAEYPATFGFSVSSTTRSPRAGEVNGKDYNFVTVDEFKSMIENNEFIEWAQFSGNYYGSTVASVKEVSKTGKTCILDIDMQGVKSVKAVPELNARFLFIAPPSVDDLRKRLEGRGTETEESIAKRLSAAEAELVYANTGAHEKIIVNDNLDKAYKELKDFIFAEK
- the TSA2 gene encoding thioredoxin peroxidase TSA2 (similar to Saccharomyces cerevisiae TSA2 (YDR453C) and TSA1 (YML028W); ancestral locus Anc_5.569) is translated as MVAQVQKQAPGFKKTAVVDGVFEEVSLETYKGKYVVLAFVPLAFSFVCPTEIVAFSDAAKKFEEQGAQVLFASTDSEYSLLAWTNLPRNDGGLGPVNVPLLADTNHSLSRDYGVLIEEEGIALRGLFIIDPKGVIRHITINDLSVGRNVNEALRLVEGFQWTDKNGTVLPCNWTPGAATIKPDVKDSKEYFESINN
- the YHP1 gene encoding Yhp1p — protein: MESRNTVLPSLPAILTSNSNSPFQSHALPNTNFPSDEQGVIRLPPLVTSVHLPGSVVSVCKSSCNEERPKSEGPVSFPMQSVDTSRTPLSKSKKLDSHSPFTPTVKNSFKQSAQSTHSYKKVNILTPLSAAKAILTPIAKHEKKRSFAFITHSQETFPKKEPKIDNARLARRKRRRTSSHELGILQTAFDECPTPNKAKRIELSEQCNMSEKSVQIWFQNKRQAAKKHKNNNGDASRCKLHSNDSIPMISYSDATLQITSTPTNSNKTITAELLKTSPPNSSTSIFEDHHITPCKPSSQLKFHGKVKRALSSTGHNELTKSPKKENRLKFNAYERKPLGEIHLNSFNN
- the RPS18A gene encoding 40S ribosomal protein uS13 (similar to Saccharomyces cerevisiae RPS18A (YDR450W) and RPS18B (YML026C); ancestral locus Anc_5.566), with product MSLVVQEQGSFQHILRLLNTNVDGNIKIVYALTTIKGVGRRYSNLVCKKADVDLHKRAGELTQEELERIVQIMQNPTHYKIPAWFLNRQNDITDGKDYHSLANNVESKLRDDLERLKKIRAHRGVRHFWGLRVRGQHTKTTGRRRT